One Streptomyces umbrinus genomic window, GGGGTGGAGCCGTACCCACCCTTCCCAGGCCGACGTGATCATGTCGTGGACGTCGTACTTGGCCTTCCAGGCCAGTTCCGCGGCGATGCGGTCGGCGGAGGCGACGACGCGGGGCGGGTCGCCGGGGCGGCGCGGGGTGACGGCCGGGGCGAGCGTGTGGCCGGTGACCTCGTTGATCCGGTCGATCATCTCGCGGACCGAGACGCCCTCACCGCGGCCGATGTTGAGCGTCAGGTCCGTGCCGGGAGCGGCGGCCAGCCGGCGGGCGGCCGCCACATGGGCCTCCGCCAGGTCGGCGACGTGGATGTAGTCGCGGACGCAGGTGCCGTCAGGGGTCGGGTAGTCGTCGCCGAAGACGCGCGGGGGCACGCCTTCCGTGAGCTTCTCGAAGACCATGGGGATCAGGTTGAAGACGCCCGTGTCGGCCAGCTCGGGCGCCGCGGCACCCGCCACGTTGAAGTAGCGCAGGGAAGCCGTCGACAGCCCGTGGGCGCGGCCTGTGGCGCGGACCAGCCACTCGCCCGCCAGCTTGGTCTCGCCGTACGGGCTCATCGGCACACAGGGCGTCTCCTCGGTCACGAGGGCCCCTTCTCGCGCGGCGGACGGCATGCCGTACACCGCCGCGGAGGACGAGAACACGAAGGACGGCACCGCGGCGGCCGTGACCGCCTGCAGCAGGACCCGCAGTCCCTCGACGTTCTCGCGGTAGTAGTGCAGCGGCAGGTCCACGGACTCGCCGACCTGTTTCTTCGCCGCCAGGTGGACGACGCCCGTGACCGAGTGGTCCTTGAGCGCGCGGGCCACCCGCTCCCCGTCCAGGGTCGAGCCGACGACCAGTGGCACCCCGTCGGGCACGCGCTCGGCGATCCCGGTGGACAGGTCGTCGTACACCACGGCCCGTTCGCCCGCCTCGGTCAACGCACGGACGACGTGCGCCCCGATGTAGCCGGCC contains:
- the galE gene encoding UDP-glucose 4-epimerase GalE, which codes for MTWLITGGAGYIGAHVVRALTEAGERAVVYDDLSTGIAERVPDGVPLVVGSTLDGERVARALKDHSVTGVVHLAAKKQVGESVDLPLHYYRENVEGLRVLLQAVTAAAVPSFVFSSSAAVYGMPSAAREGALVTEETPCVPMSPYGETKLAGEWLVRATGRAHGLSTASLRYFNVAGAAAPELADTGVFNLIPMVFEKLTEGVPPRVFGDDYPTPDGTCVRDYIHVADLAEAHVAAARRLAAAPGTDLTLNIGRGEGVSVREMIDRINEVTGHTLAPAVTPRRPGDPPRVVASADRIAAELAWKAKYDVHDMITSAWEGWVRLHPEARRG